GCGCGCTCGAAGCCCTGGAGGAGACGTATCCCCAGCTGCGCACGCCGGATTCGCCGACGCAGAAGGTCGCGGGGCCCTACCGGACGGAATTCACCTCCGTCGAGCACCGCGAGCGGATGCTCTCGCTGGACAACGCCTTCGACGACGCGGAGCTGGCGGCCTGGGGCGAGCGCGTCGCCAAGGACGTCGGCACCACCGACTACCACTTCCTGTGCGAGCTGAAGGTCGACGGTCTCGCGGTCAACCTCACCTATGAGCACGGGCGGCTGACCCGGGCCGCGACCCGCGGCGACGGCCGCACCGGCGAGGACATCACCCCCAACGTCCGTACGATCGCCGAGATCCCGCACCGGCTGAAGGGGGAGCGGATTCCGGCGCTGGTCGAGATCCGTGGGGAGGTCTTCTTCCCCATGGAGGCCTTCGAGGAGCTCAACGCCCGGCTCGTCGCGGCCGAGGACAAGCCGTTCGCCAACCCGCGCAACGCGGCGGCGGGTTCACTGCGCCAGAAGGACCCGAAGGTCACCGCCACCCGCCCGCTGCACATGGTGGTGCACGGCATCGGCGCCCGCGACGGCTTCGACATCGACTGCCTCTCGCACGCCTACGAGCTGCTGCACGAATGGGGTCTGCCCACCGCCAGGTACAACAAGGTGGTGGACTCCCTCGACGGCGTACGGGAGTTCATCGCGTACTACGGCGAGAACCGGCACTCCGTGGAGCACGAGATCGACGGCGTCGTCGTCAAGCTCGACGAGATCCCGCTCCAGGGCAGGCTCGGCTCCACCTCGCGCGCCCCGCGCTGGGCGATCGCCTGGAAGTACCCGCCGGAGGAGGTCAACACCAAGCTGGTGAACATCCGCGTCGGCGTCGGACGCACCGGCCGGGTCACTCCGTACGCCCAGGTCGAGCCGGTCGAGGTGGCGGGCTCCGAGGTCGAGTTCGCCACCCTGCACAACCAGAACGTGGTGAAGGAGAAGGGCGTCCTCATCGGGGACACGGTGGTGCTCCGCAAGGCGGGCGATGTGATCCCGGAGATCCTCGGCCCGGTCGTCGATCTGCGCGACGGCACCGAGCGGGCGTTCGTGATGCCGACGCACTGTCCCGAGTGCGGTACGGAGCTGCGGCCCATGAAGGAGGCCGACATCGACGTCCGCTGTCCCAACGCACGCTCCTGCCCCGCGCAGTTGCGGGAGCGTCTCGCCTATCTCGCGGGCCGCAAGAGTCTCGACATCGACCACTT
This sequence is a window from Streptomyces sp. NBC_01217. Protein-coding genes within it:
- the ligA gene encoding NAD-dependent DNA ligase LigA; the encoded protein is MAGEQQTAVPAQAREQHMLLAEQIEEHRFRYYVSDQPVVSDAEFDRLMRALEALEETYPQLRTPDSPTQKVAGPYRTEFTSVEHRERMLSLDNAFDDAELAAWGERVAKDVGTTDYHFLCELKVDGLAVNLTYEHGRLTRAATRGDGRTGEDITPNVRTIAEIPHRLKGERIPALVEIRGEVFFPMEAFEELNARLVAAEDKPFANPRNAAAGSLRQKDPKVTATRPLHMVVHGIGARDGFDIDCLSHAYELLHEWGLPTARYNKVVDSLDGVREFIAYYGENRHSVEHEIDGVVVKLDEIPLQGRLGSTSRAPRWAIAWKYPPEEVNTKLVNIRVGVGRTGRVTPYAQVEPVEVAGSEVEFATLHNQNVVKEKGVLIGDTVVLRKAGDVIPEILGPVVDLRDGTERAFVMPTHCPECGTELRPMKEADIDVRCPNARSCPAQLRERLAYLAGRKSLDIDHFGYVAAAALTKPLEPAEPPMRDEGDLFGLTVEQLLPIRAYVLDQDSGLPKRDSKTGEEKTAWVFANQQGEPKKNALAMLDAVAAAKDAPLARILTGLSIRHVGPVAAEELARQFRSIDRIEEASEQELADADGVGPIIAASVKQWFAEDWHREILRKWREAGVRMEDEGAGEETGPRPLEGLTVVVTGTLAGHTRDGAKEALQSQGAKVTGSVSKKTSFVVVGDNPGSKYDKAMQLKVPVLDEDGFAVLLGQGPDAARGAAVPVGEPAEQDRAGGEPAANQ